The proteins below come from a single Streptomyces tubercidicus genomic window:
- a CDS encoding phosphatase PAP2 family protein, whose amino-acid sequence MGDAKTRILDGPPTTPPPEGEHADRPATEGRLARLRSPRSPRLWFEILLIAVSYWTYSVIRNAVPEQKIQALKNADWIWQAEHSLGIAVERTVNHAVNSVTWLIVTMNYYYATLHFVVTIGVLIWLYRWHPGRYAAARLALFATTAIALTGYYLYPLAPPRLMPDGGFIDTLVHHGTWGSLASGNLASMSNQYAAMPSMHIGWSLWCGLTIALLAKPLWCRVLGLLYPATTLLVIVSTANHFWLDALGGALCLSFGFALACVWYGSLPHRMARLAMA is encoded by the coding sequence ATGGGTGATGCGAAGACGAGGATTTTGGACGGCCCGCCGACCACCCCGCCACCCGAGGGGGAACACGCGGACCGCCCGGCGACCGAAGGCCGACTGGCCCGTCTGCGCTCCCCTCGCTCCCCCCGGCTCTGGTTCGAGATCCTGCTGATCGCGGTCAGCTACTGGACCTACTCGGTGATCCGCAACGCCGTCCCCGAGCAGAAGATCCAGGCCCTCAAGAACGCCGACTGGATCTGGCAGGCAGAACACTCCCTGGGTATCGCCGTCGAACGCACCGTCAACCACGCGGTGAACTCCGTGACGTGGCTGATCGTCACCATGAACTACTACTACGCGACACTGCACTTCGTCGTGACGATCGGCGTCCTGATCTGGCTCTACCGCTGGCACCCCGGCCGCTACGCCGCCGCCCGGCTGGCCCTGTTCGCCACCACCGCCATCGCCCTCACCGGCTACTACCTCTACCCCCTGGCGCCACCCCGCCTGATGCCGGACGGCGGCTTCATCGACACCCTCGTCCACCACGGCACCTGGGGCTCCCTGGCCTCCGGGAACCTCGCCTCCATGTCCAACCAGTACGCCGCGATGCCCTCCATGCACATCGGCTGGTCCCTCTGGTGCGGCCTCACCATCGCCCTCCTGGCCAAGCCCCTCTGGTGCCGCGTCCTCGGCCTCCTCTACCCCGCCACGACCCTCCTGGTCATCGTCTCCACGGCCAACCACTTCTGGCTGGACGCGCTGGGCGGAGCCCTGTGCCTGTCCTTCGGCTTCGCGCTGGCGTGCGTGTGGTACGGCTCGCTGCCCCACCGGATGGCCCGCCTGGCCATGGCGTAG
- a CDS encoding bifunctional [glutamine synthetase] adenylyltransferase/[glutamine synthetase]-adenylyl-L-tyrosine phosphorylase → MALPAPQGRRSSTFTRLLRHGFTDPSAAGELLDSPAFASVRDDSVLLEALGATADPDLALHSLARLVEAQEPDEQQALLSTVVAAKPLRDRLLGVLGASEALADHLVRHPGDWQSLVTYESVDLHPTTPEFELALAEGIWAGRNAERPRADALRTAYRRSLLGIAARDVCGTTDVAEAAAELADLATATVRAALEVSYEEAPGDAAVCRLAVIGMGKCGGRELNYVSDVDVIFVAEAKEGVDEAKALQAATRLAARMMRLCSDNTAEGTIWPVDANLRPEGRNGPLVRTLSSHLAYYQRWAKTWEFQALLKARPMAGDLQLGQEYVDALAPMVWQVAERENFVADVRQMRRRVVENIPVAQVERELKLGPGGLRDVEFAVQLLQLVHGRSDATLRSATTLDALAALAAGGYVGRQDAAALDAAYRFLRTLEHRIQLFRMRRTHLMPEDEGELRRLARSLGLRTEPVDTLRKEWRWHAREVRRLHEKLFYRPLLDAVAHLEPGETRLSARAAGHRLEALGYNDPVAALRHLEALASGVTRKAAIQRTLLPVLLAWFADSADPDAGLLNFRKVSDALGKTPWYLRLLRDEGAAAENLARVLSAGRLAPDLLLRAPEAVALLGAPDGLQPRSRAALEQEVLAAVGRADGAEAAVAAARGVRRRELFRTAAADVIGAYGTEFSPAENDHGQSVDAVGSAVSDLNAATLAGALRAAVRDQWGDTLPTRFAVIGMGRFGGHELNYGSDADILFVHEPRDGADEQEAAKAAHAVANEMRRLLELPSSDPPLLVDADLRPEGRTGPLVRTLASYAAYYRRWSLVWESQALLRAEPVAGDSDLGRRFIELIDPLRYPAEGLGDDAVREIRKLKARMEAERLPRGADPTTHAKLGRGGLSDVEWTVQLLQMQHGWEIPGLRTTRTREALAAAHAAGLIETEDAQILDEAWVLAARVRNAAMIVRGRPGDTFPVDGREVAAVGRYLGYEEGHIGEMIDDYRRVTRRARGVVEQLFYGA, encoded by the coding sequence ATGGCACTTCCCGCTCCGCAGGGACGGCGGAGCAGCACCTTCACCCGGCTGCTGAGGCACGGTTTCACCGACCCCTCGGCGGCCGGGGAGCTGCTCGATTCCCCCGCGTTCGCGTCCGTACGCGATGACTCGGTACTGCTGGAGGCGCTGGGTGCCACCGCGGACCCGGACCTCGCGCTGCACAGCCTGGCCCGTCTGGTCGAGGCCCAGGAACCGGACGAGCAGCAGGCGCTGCTGAGCACCGTCGTCGCGGCGAAACCGCTGCGCGACCGGCTGCTGGGCGTGCTGGGCGCCTCCGAGGCGCTCGCCGACCACCTCGTCCGGCACCCGGGCGACTGGCAGTCGCTGGTCACCTACGAGTCGGTGGACCTGCACCCCACCACCCCCGAGTTCGAGCTGGCGCTCGCCGAGGGCATCTGGGCCGGCCGGAACGCCGAACGGCCGCGCGCGGACGCGCTGCGCACCGCCTACCGCCGCTCCCTGCTGGGCATCGCGGCCCGCGATGTCTGCGGTACGACCGATGTCGCCGAGGCCGCCGCGGAGCTGGCGGACCTGGCCACCGCCACCGTCCGGGCCGCCCTGGAGGTCAGCTACGAAGAGGCGCCCGGCGACGCCGCGGTGTGCCGGCTGGCCGTCATCGGCATGGGCAAATGCGGCGGCCGCGAACTCAACTACGTCTCCGACGTCGATGTCATCTTCGTCGCCGAGGCCAAGGAGGGCGTGGACGAGGCCAAGGCCCTCCAGGCCGCGACCCGGCTCGCCGCCCGCATGATGCGGCTCTGCTCGGACAACACCGCCGAGGGCACGATCTGGCCGGTGGACGCCAATCTGCGCCCCGAGGGCCGCAACGGCCCGCTGGTCCGCACCCTCTCCAGCCATCTCGCCTACTACCAGCGCTGGGCCAAGACCTGGGAGTTCCAGGCGCTGCTCAAGGCCCGCCCGATGGCCGGTGACCTCCAGCTGGGCCAGGAGTACGTGGACGCGCTGGCGCCCATGGTGTGGCAGGTCGCCGAGCGGGAGAACTTCGTCGCCGATGTGCGGCAGATGCGCCGCCGGGTCGTCGAGAACATCCCCGTGGCCCAGGTCGAACGGGAACTCAAGCTCGGCCCCGGCGGACTGCGCGATGTCGAATTCGCCGTCCAGCTGCTGCAACTGGTCCACGGCCGCAGCGATGCCACCCTGCGCAGCGCCACCACCCTCGACGCCCTCGCGGCGCTGGCGGCCGGCGGCTATGTCGGACGCCAGGACGCCGCGGCCCTGGACGCCGCCTACCGCTTCCTGCGCACCCTGGAACACCGGATCCAGCTCTTCCGGATGCGCCGTACGCATCTGATGCCCGAGGACGAGGGCGAACTGCGGCGGCTGGCCCGCTCGCTGGGCCTGCGCACCGAACCGGTCGACACCCTCCGCAAGGAGTGGCGCTGGCACGCCCGCGAGGTGCGCCGACTGCACGAGAAGCTCTTCTACCGCCCGCTGCTCGACGCCGTCGCCCACCTGGAGCCCGGCGAGACCCGGCTCTCGGCCAGGGCCGCCGGCCACCGCCTCGAAGCCCTCGGCTACAACGACCCGGTCGCCGCCCTGCGCCACCTGGAGGCCCTCGCCTCCGGCGTCACCCGCAAGGCCGCCATCCAGCGCACCCTGCTGCCGGTGCTGCTCGCCTGGTTCGCGGACTCCGCCGACCCGGACGCCGGACTGCTCAACTTCCGCAAGGTCTCCGACGCGCTCGGCAAGACCCCTTGGTATCTGCGGCTGCTGCGCGACGAGGGCGCCGCCGCCGAGAACCTCGCCCGGGTGCTGTCGGCCGGCCGCCTCGCCCCCGACCTGCTGCTGCGCGCCCCCGAGGCGGTCGCCCTGCTCGGCGCCCCCGACGGGCTCCAGCCGCGCTCCCGGGCCGCGCTGGAGCAGGAGGTACTGGCCGCGGTCGGCCGCGCGGACGGTGCGGAGGCGGCGGTCGCGGCGGCCCGCGGAGTGCGCCGCCGGGAGCTGTTCCGTACGGCCGCAGCGGACGTCATCGGCGCGTACGGCACGGAGTTCAGCCCCGCGGAGAACGACCACGGCCAGTCCGTCGACGCCGTCGGCTCCGCCGTCTCCGACCTCAACGCCGCCACCCTCGCCGGTGCGCTGCGCGCCGCGGTCCGCGACCAGTGGGGCGACACCCTGCCCACCCGCTTCGCGGTGATCGGCATGGGCCGCTTCGGCGGCCATGAGCTCAACTACGGCTCGGACGCCGACATCCTCTTCGTCCACGAGCCCCGCGACGGCGCCGACGAGCAGGAGGCCGCCAAGGCCGCCCACGCCGTCGCCAACGAGATGCGCCGGCTGCTCGAACTCCCCTCCTCCGACCCGCCGTTGCTCGTCGACGCGGACCTCCGCCCGGAGGGCCGCACGGGCCCGCTGGTACGGACCCTCGCCTCCTACGCGGCCTACTACCGCCGCTGGTCCCTGGTCTGGGAATCGCAGGCCCTGCTGCGCGCCGAACCGGTCGCCGGCGACAGCGACCTCGGCCGTCGGTTCATCGAGCTGATCGACCCGCTGCGCTACCCCGCCGAGGGCCTCGGCGACGACGCGGTCCGCGAGATCCGCAAGCTCAAGGCCCGCATGGAGGCCGAGCGACTGCCCCGCGGCGCGGACCCGACCACCCACGCCAAGCTCGGCCGCGGCGGCCTCAGCGACGTCGAGTGGACCGTGCAGCTCCTCCAGATGCAGCACGGCTGGGAGATCCCCGGCCTGCGCACCACCCGCACCCGCGAAGCGCTGGCCGCTGCCCATGCGGCCGGTCTCATCGAGACCGAGGATGCCCAGATCCTCGATGAGGCATGGGTCCTGGCCGCCCGCGTACGCAACGCCGCCATGATCGTCCGGGGGCGCCCCGGCGATACGTTCCCCGTCGACGGCCGGGAGGTGGCCGCTGTTGGCCGCTACCTCGGCTACGAGGAGGGGCACATCGGGGAGATGATCGACGACTACCGGCGGGTGACGCGGCGGGCGCGGGGGGTCGTCGAGCAGCTCTTTTACGGGGCGTAG